A DNA window from Enoplosus armatus isolate fEnoArm2 chromosome 9, fEnoArm2.hap1, whole genome shotgun sequence contains the following coding sequences:
- the cacng7b gene encoding voltage-dependent calcium channel gamma-7 subunit isoform X1 — protein MSSCSSRALTILSTVFGACGLLLVGVAVSTDYWLIMVEGIILQQNQSMEVKMALHSGLWRVCFVAGSENGRCVASEYFTEPDIEITTENTANILKMVRTATPFPMVSLLFVFTAFVISNIGHIRPQRTILAFVSGIFFILSGLSLVVGLVLYISSINDEVMNRPREPEQFFNYHYGWSFAFAASSFLLKEGAGVMSVYLFMKRYAEEEMYRPHPALYRPRLSESSDYSGQYLHPESSWPPPKRGRSTSIASSDISIQLNQAPPAPPKSNLQTSGQGSPPSGSSSAGSYQMPPQSAGYPSTHTLPRSHSSHPQGQALPMAMPPSPVPPPHYHTHMHMSASPC, from the exons ATGAGTTCGTGCAGCAGCCGTGCGTTGACCATCCTGTCCACGGTGTTCGGAGCCTGCGGGCTGCTGCTGGTAGGGGTGGCAGTGTCCACAGACTACTGGCTGATCATGGTGGAGGGCATCATCCTCCAGCAGAACCAGAGCATGGAGGTGAAGATGGCGCTGCACTCAGGCCTCTGGAGAGTTTGCTTCGTGGCTG gATCAGAAAACGGGAGATGTGTTGCGTCAGAGTACTTCACTGAACCCGATATAGAGATcaccactgaaaacactgcaaatatcCTCA agATGGTGCGGACAGCCACGCCCTTCCCGATGGTGTCGCTGCTCTTCGTCTTCACGGCCTTCGTCATCAGTAACATCGGGCACATCCGGCCTCAGCGCACCATCCTGGCCTTTGTGTCCGgcatcttcttcatcctctcag GCCTCAGTCTGGTGGTGGGCCTGGTGCTCTACATCTCCAGTATtaatgatgaggtgatgaaCCGGCCCAGGGAGCCCGAGCAGTTCTTCAACTACCACTATGGCTGGTCCTTCGCCTTCGCTGCCTCTTCCTTCTTGCTCAAAGAG GGGGCCGGGGTGATGTCAGTCTATCTGTTTATGAAGCGTTACGCCGAGGAGGAGATGTACCGCCCCCACCCTGCGCTCTACCGCCCCCGCCTGTCAGAGAGCAGCGACTACAGCGGCCAGTACCTCCACCCAGAATCTTCTTGGCCTCCGCCGAAGCGAGGCCGCAGCACCTCCATAGCCTCCAGCGACATCTCCATCCAGCTCAACCAGGCACCCCCAGCGCCACCCAAAAGCAACCTCCAAACGAGCGGCCAGGGCAGCCCGCCCTCTGGGTCCTCCTCCGCAGGGAGCTACCAAATGCCCCCTCAGTCTGCTGGCTACCCCTCCACGCACACCCTGCCCAGGTCGCACTCCTCACACCCCCAAGGGCAGGCTCTTCCCATGGCCATGCCTCCATCGCCCGTACCTCCACCtcactatcacacacacatgcacatgagtGCCTCCCCCTGTtag
- the cacng7b gene encoding voltage-dependent calcium channel gamma-7 subunit isoform X2 has product MSSCSSRALTILSTVFGACGLLLVGVAVSTDYWLIMVEGIILQQNQSMEVKMALHSGLWRVCFVAGSENGRCVASEYFTEPDIEITTENTANILKMVRTATPFPMVSLLFVFTAFVISNIGHIRPQRTILAFVSGIFFILSGLSLVVGLVLYISSINDEVMNRPREPEQFFNYHYGWSFAFAASSFLLKEGAGVMSVYLFMKRYAEEEMYRPHPALYRPRLSESSDYSGQYLHPESSWPPPKRGRSTSIASSDISIQLNQAPPAPPKTPVPPPHYHTHMHMSASPC; this is encoded by the exons ATGAGTTCGTGCAGCAGCCGTGCGTTGACCATCCTGTCCACGGTGTTCGGAGCCTGCGGGCTGCTGCTGGTAGGGGTGGCAGTGTCCACAGACTACTGGCTGATCATGGTGGAGGGCATCATCCTCCAGCAGAACCAGAGCATGGAGGTGAAGATGGCGCTGCACTCAGGCCTCTGGAGAGTTTGCTTCGTGGCTG gATCAGAAAACGGGAGATGTGTTGCGTCAGAGTACTTCACTGAACCCGATATAGAGATcaccactgaaaacactgcaaatatcCTCA agATGGTGCGGACAGCCACGCCCTTCCCGATGGTGTCGCTGCTCTTCGTCTTCACGGCCTTCGTCATCAGTAACATCGGGCACATCCGGCCTCAGCGCACCATCCTGGCCTTTGTGTCCGgcatcttcttcatcctctcag GCCTCAGTCTGGTGGTGGGCCTGGTGCTCTACATCTCCAGTATtaatgatgaggtgatgaaCCGGCCCAGGGAGCCCGAGCAGTTCTTCAACTACCACTATGGCTGGTCCTTCGCCTTCGCTGCCTCTTCCTTCTTGCTCAAAGAG GGGGCCGGGGTGATGTCAGTCTATCTGTTTATGAAGCGTTACGCCGAGGAGGAGATGTACCGCCCCCACCCTGCGCTCTACCGCCCCCGCCTGTCAGAGAGCAGCGACTACAGCGGCCAGTACCTCCACCCAGAATCTTCTTGGCCTCCGCCGAAGCGAGGCCGCAGCACCTCCATAGCCTCCAGCGACATCTCCATCCAGCTCAACCAGGCACCCCCAGCGCCACCCAAAA CGCCCGTACCTCCACCtcactatcacacacacatgcacatgagtGCCTCCCCCTGTtag